The following proteins are co-located in the Trichocoleus sp. FACHB-46 genome:
- the sipA gene encoding regulatory protein SipA: MSKEFAVGDRVRVVTMPPYVKTADPMPMLRPPNVIQLGEEGTILARRPGGYWSIHFSGGKFLLDSQYLESADATANNAEALEAEVIESSHTETLPPTIE, encoded by the coding sequence ATGTCTAAAGAATTTGCTGTTGGCGATCGCGTTCGGGTCGTGACGATGCCACCCTATGTCAAGACAGCCGACCCCATGCCGATGTTGCGACCCCCCAATGTAATTCAGTTAGGGGAAGAAGGCACGATTTTGGCTCGTCGCCCCGGCGGCTACTGGAGCATCCACTTTAGCGGCGGCAAGTTTCTGCTCGATAGCCAGTACCTTGAATCTGCTGATGCAACTGCTAACAACGCTGAAGCACTAGAAGCCGAAGTGATTGAATCATCGCACACAGAAACCCTGCCTCCCACTATTGAATAA
- a CDS encoding glycoside hydrolase family 10 protein: MDKKFQTGLVCLLSLMLVVVLLVVPAQRPKLPAAPALTELRGVWLTNVASAVLFRPGGVKQAFKQLSQLHFNTVYPVVWNRGHTLYPSFVLKRSIGRSQDPMLTSLRLGKDVLAEMVQQGHQQGLRIIPWFEYGFMAPAGSALVQQHPDWLTSRQDGTTAIRSDWEQLALPNATKSRSPSWLEFAQQKLRQPFGISRVWLNPLHPEVQTLMVDLIVEVVTRYDVAGIQLDDHFGLPVDFGYDDFTVKLYQQEHGSKPPPDDPLDPEWMRWRANKITALMEQIFRAVKVVRPYCLITLSPNSQGFSYRTYLQDWQTWVRQGWIEELVLQVYRQRLSTFVAELKQPAVQFARQRIPVAIGIHTGSWGQPVNMQQIQEQVQAAREQGFDGVSFFYWESLWSYIAPESPQMRRQGFKTLFVAPAQPPRTNR; this comes from the coding sequence CCTAAGCTACCAGCGGCCCCAGCATTAACCGAGCTACGCGGAGTCTGGCTGACCAATGTAGCAAGTGCGGTCCTGTTTCGGCCTGGGGGAGTCAAGCAAGCCTTCAAGCAGCTATCTCAGCTCCACTTCAATACGGTTTACCCTGTCGTGTGGAACCGGGGGCATACACTCTATCCCAGCTTTGTGCTCAAGCGGAGCATTGGGCGATCGCAAGACCCCATGCTAACGAGTCTGCGTTTAGGCAAAGACGTTTTAGCGGAGATGGTTCAGCAGGGCCATCAACAGGGACTCAGGATCATTCCTTGGTTTGAGTACGGCTTTATGGCTCCCGCTGGCTCGGCATTAGTCCAGCAGCACCCCGATTGGCTCACCAGCCGTCAAGATGGCACTACAGCCATTCGCTCAGATTGGGAGCAATTAGCTTTACCCAATGCTACAAAGTCGCGATCGCCATCCTGGTTAGAATTCGCTCAGCAGAAACTGCGGCAGCCGTTTGGCATCAGTCGAGTTTGGCTGAACCCTCTGCACCCAGAGGTGCAAACCCTGATGGTAGATCTGATTGTAGAAGTCGTGACTCGCTACGATGTCGCTGGGATTCAATTGGATGACCACTTTGGGTTGCCAGTAGATTTTGGTTACGACGATTTTACGGTCAAGCTTTACCAGCAAGAACATGGGAGTAAACCGCCTCCTGATGACCCGCTAGACCCAGAATGGATGCGCTGGCGAGCGAATAAAATTACCGCTTTGATGGAGCAAATTTTTCGCGCCGTGAAAGTGGTGCGGCCCTATTGCTTAATCACGCTATCCCCCAACTCTCAAGGGTTTTCCTACAGAACCTACCTGCAAGATTGGCAAACCTGGGTGCGGCAGGGCTGGATTGAAGAACTGGTTTTACAGGTCTATCGCCAAAGGTTGTCTACTTTTGTAGCGGAACTAAAGCAACCTGCAGTGCAGTTCGCGCGTCAACGGATTCCAGTGGCGATCGGCATTCACACAGGCTCTTGGGGGCAGCCCGTCAACATGCAGCAGATTCAGGAACAAGTCCAGGCTGCGCGTGAGCAAGGGTTTGATGGTGTCTCCTTTTTTTACTGGGAGAGCTTGTGGAGCTATATTGCGCCTGAATCGCCTCAGATGCGGCGGCAAGGATTCAAAACTTTGTTTGTTGCGCCCGCTCAACCCCCCAGGACAAATCGCTAG